The Ruania alba genome has a window encoding:
- a CDS encoding carbohydrate ABC transporter permease produces MATTAVDASAAPTPPRRRARSSRLTLRNTFIGWTFILPNFIGFAVLTLVPVLILFYLAFTSWNAFGQADWIGLENFERLLTDGTFHTALANTAYYALMHIPLTLAASLGLALLLNHKMRGIAFFRTVAFFPYITSIVAIAVVWNMLFSPDSGPINQFLMAVGIDNPPGWTTSASWSMPSIVLVSVWREMGYYMLLFLAGLQAIPRELYEAARVDGAHAVQRFWNVTVPSLRPTTFFVTVILTIQSFKILDLILVMTDGGPGTSTLVLAQYIYRKGFEENDFGYASAVAVVLFFICLALTVVQFLLNKRREV; encoded by the coding sequence ATGGCGACGACGGCTGTGGACGCCTCCGCTGCACCGACGCCACCACGGCGCCGGGCCCGCAGCAGCAGGCTCACGCTTCGCAACACCTTCATCGGGTGGACCTTCATCCTGCCCAACTTCATCGGCTTCGCGGTGCTCACGCTCGTGCCGGTGCTCATCCTGTTCTACCTCGCCTTCACGTCCTGGAACGCGTTCGGGCAGGCGGACTGGATCGGCTTGGAGAACTTCGAGCGGCTGCTCACCGACGGCACGTTCCACACCGCGCTGGCCAACACCGCCTACTACGCGCTGATGCACATCCCCCTCACGCTGGCGGCCTCGCTCGGTCTGGCACTGCTGCTGAACCACAAGATGCGTGGGATCGCGTTCTTCCGCACCGTGGCGTTCTTCCCCTACATCACCTCGATCGTGGCGATCGCGGTGGTCTGGAACATGCTGTTCTCCCCCGATTCGGGTCCGATCAACCAGTTCCTGATGGCGGTGGGGATCGACAACCCGCCCGGATGGACCACCTCGGCCAGCTGGTCGATGCCCTCGATCGTGCTGGTGAGCGTGTGGCGCGAGATGGGCTACTACATGCTGCTGTTCCTGGCTGGGCTGCAGGCCATCCCGCGCGAGCTCTACGAGGCCGCCCGGGTGGACGGTGCGCACGCGGTCCAGCGGTTCTGGAACGTGACCGTGCCGAGCCTACGACCCACCACGTTCTTCGTGACTGTGATCCTGACGATCCAGAGCTTCAAGATCCTCGACCTGATCCTGGTGATGACCGACGGCGGCCCCGGCACCTCAACCCTGGTCCTCGCCCAGTACATCTACCGCAAGGGCTTCGAGGAGAACGACTTCGGCTACGCCTCCGCCGTGGCGGTGGTGCTGTTCTTCATCTGCCTCGCCCTCACGGTGGTGCAGTTCCTGCTGAACAAGAGGAGGGAGGTCTGA
- a CDS encoding DUF624 domain-containing protein, producing MVGTERGQRPERRRLRMPSAQTWETVIGIGYLVLGTNAMLLVGALPLVVLLVSTDPVTSWPALLGAGVLATPALTAGFAVFTHYSRTHGTEVIRTFWRSWAAHLRRSLAVGLLWTTTAVILVVDVLALWGATLGAVLTPVFVVLFLLATATALLALVASVERPDARLRDVLRASLYLGLRRWYLTAVSFLVLGLLAGLFVIHPALAVGLAATPLLYAVWGNSRYTLKPVLPQGSAIRFSGLPGRN from the coding sequence ATGGTGGGCACGGAACGGGGCCAGCGGCCGGAGCGGCGACGCTTGCGGATGCCCTCGGCCCAAACCTGGGAAACAGTGATCGGCATCGGGTACCTGGTGCTCGGCACCAACGCGATGTTGCTGGTCGGCGCCCTGCCACTGGTGGTGCTGCTGGTCAGCACCGATCCGGTCACGTCCTGGCCGGCGCTGCTGGGTGCGGGTGTGCTCGCCACACCCGCACTCACCGCCGGTTTCGCGGTCTTCACCCACTACTCCCGCACGCATGGCACCGAGGTGATCCGCACCTTCTGGCGCTCCTGGGCGGCGCACCTGCGCCGCTCACTCGCCGTCGGACTCCTATGGACCACGACGGCGGTGATCCTGGTGGTGGACGTGCTCGCCCTGTGGGGCGCCACCCTGGGCGCCGTCCTCACCCCTGTCTTCGTGGTGCTGTTCCTGCTCGCCACCGCGACGGCGTTGCTCGCCCTGGTGGCGAGCGTCGAGCGCCCGGACGCCCGGCTCCGGGACGTCCTACGGGCCTCGCTCTACCTGGGCCTACGACGCTGGTACCTGACCGCGGTGTCCTTCCTGGTGCTGGGCCTACTCGCGGGACTCTTCGTGATCCACCCGGCCCTCGCCGTCGGGCTGGCCGCGACCCCGCTGCTCTATGCGGTGTGGGGGAACTCCCGCTACACACTCAAACCGGTACTGCCCCAGGGATCCGCGATCCGCTTCTCAGGTCTTCCCGGACGGAACTGA
- a CDS encoding AMP-binding protein, whose protein sequence is MPRPAVPSLLPRLQEALAGGPPLLVGPAAERVRAQALDHPGLALVLGTSGSTSGTSRAVALSAAALRASAAATHERLSGPGQWLLTLPPDHVAGVQVLVRSLEAGTEPELTPEGPFNPAELAAAITRMRTDVPRYVSLVPTQLVRVLDSNASGALAALRTCAAVLVGGAATPAPLLERARQAGISVVTTYGMTETCGGCVYDGVPLQGVTVRLAASGRIEISGPVLAEAYLQAPGHDAGAAGAATSELVTEEGRRWLRTTDSGSWADDRLVVHGRLDDVLVTGGVNVHPHEVERRLSEAAGLQECVVVGVPDPTWGELVTAVVVGRSTLAALRTEAGGGPYAPRALVRVAALPHRGPGKVDRRAAGDLAARAVADGTAEVH, encoded by the coding sequence GTGCCTCGTCCCGCCGTACCCAGCCTGCTGCCCCGGCTCCAGGAGGCGCTCGCCGGCGGACCGCCCCTGCTGGTCGGCCCCGCGGCCGAGCGAGTCCGCGCTCAGGCACTCGACCATCCCGGCCTCGCGCTGGTGCTCGGCACGTCCGGATCCACCTCCGGCACGAGCCGCGCCGTGGCGTTGAGCGCCGCAGCCCTCCGCGCGAGCGCGGCGGCTACGCATGAGCGGCTCAGCGGACCTGGGCAGTGGCTACTGACCCTGCCGCCGGACCACGTGGCCGGGGTGCAGGTCCTGGTCCGTTCGCTCGAGGCGGGCACGGAGCCGGAGCTCACGCCGGAGGGCCCGTTCAACCCGGCCGAGCTGGCCGCTGCGATCACCCGGATGCGCACCGACGTGCCTCGATACGTGTCCCTGGTGCCGACGCAGCTGGTGCGGGTGCTCGACTCCAACGCCAGCGGCGCGCTCGCCGCACTGCGCACCTGCGCCGCAGTGCTCGTGGGCGGCGCCGCCACCCCGGCACCGCTGCTCGAGCGGGCCCGGCAGGCCGGCATCTCCGTGGTCACCACCTACGGGATGACCGAGACGTGCGGCGGGTGCGTGTACGACGGCGTCCCGCTCCAGGGCGTGACGGTCCGGCTGGCGGCCAGTGGCCGGATCGAGATCAGCGGACCGGTGCTCGCCGAGGCCTATCTGCAGGCACCTGGTCACGACGCCGGGGCGGCCGGTGCAGCCACCTCGGAGCTGGTGACCGAGGAGGGCCGGCGCTGGTTGCGCACCACCGACTCGGGCTCCTGGGCGGATGACCGACTGGTCGTGCACGGCCGATTGGACGACGTCCTGGTGACCGGTGGCGTGAACGTCCATCCCCACGAGGTGGAGCGCCGACTGTCCGAAGCAGCAGGTCTTCAGGAGTGCGTGGTGGTCGGCGTCCCGGACCCGACCTGGGGCGAGCTGGTGACGGCCGTCGTCGTGGGCCGGTCCACCTTGGCGGCCCTGCGCACCGAGGCTGGTGGCGGCCCGTACGCACCCCGTGCGCTGGTCCGCGTCGCAGCGTTACCCCACCGCGGCCCCGGGAAGGTCGATCGGCGCGCGGCCGGCGACCTCGCCGCCCGCGCCGTTGCCGACGGCACCGCCGAGGTGCACTGA
- a CDS encoding IclR family transcriptional regulator: MSTRKASVGVQSVHRALDVLEVVTRSGPLGVTQIGQLVGLPPSTAHGLIHTLTMRNYLVRVRGGYALGPAAIGSGSWHDHAAKLVAHVDPILVSLSARAQLASTATVLVGREARIVASTPSPGVLGMRVEHDVWKDPLKLATGWVLVAFGDRKHWGDYIARTDLSPRLYPSWRQVFAQIREHGLALNPTRDPRSAVSIAMPVRARNGEVLCSLGLFTPAYLAADVMNPAALDMLYEACSEASQAFGGEVNRPAPPDFAALRRHLPDNLLHSDHLSRHRDSTDEGDLDEQ; this comes from the coding sequence GTGAGCACTCGTAAGGCTAGCGTCGGCGTCCAGTCGGTCCATCGTGCGCTCGACGTGCTGGAGGTCGTCACGCGGTCGGGTCCACTCGGCGTCACTCAGATCGGCCAACTGGTCGGCCTACCGCCCTCGACCGCACATGGACTGATTCACACCCTCACGATGCGTAACTATCTGGTGCGGGTTCGCGGCGGATACGCCCTCGGCCCGGCCGCCATCGGCTCGGGCAGCTGGCACGATCACGCAGCCAAGCTCGTCGCCCACGTCGATCCCATTCTCGTCTCCTTGAGTGCACGTGCACAACTCGCGTCGACGGCGACGGTCCTGGTCGGACGCGAGGCACGCATCGTGGCGTCGACGCCCAGCCCGGGAGTACTGGGAATGCGGGTTGAGCACGACGTCTGGAAGGACCCGCTCAAACTTGCTACGGGGTGGGTCCTGGTGGCCTTCGGCGACCGCAAGCACTGGGGGGACTACATCGCCCGCACCGACCTCTCGCCGCGGCTCTATCCCTCCTGGCGGCAGGTGTTCGCACAGATCCGCGAACACGGACTGGCACTCAATCCCACACGCGATCCTCGGTCCGCCGTCAGTATCGCGATGCCCGTGCGCGCCCGCAATGGCGAGGTCCTGTGCTCGCTGGGTCTCTTCACACCCGCCTACCTCGCTGCAGACGTGATGAACCCTGCGGCCCTGGACATGCTCTATGAGGCGTGCAGCGAGGCGTCGCAGGCGTTCGGGGGCGAGGTCAACCGCCCCGCACCACCCGACTTTGCAGCGCTTCGGCGCCACCTGCCGGACAACCTTCTGCACAGCGACCACCTGTCGCGGCACCGGGACAGTACAGATGAAGGAGATTTAGATGAGCAGTAG
- a CDS encoding 1,4-dihydroxy-2-naphthoyl-CoA synthase gives MSDTPAVPARVSELFDPQRWRDVDGFNFTDITYHRGVDRSSASGPEDLPVVRIAFDRPEVRNAFRPHTVDELFRALDHARMSSDVAAVLLTGNGPSPKDGGWAFCSGGDQRIRGRDGYRYEGETAGEVDPARAGRLHILEVQRLMRTMPKPVIAVVPGWAAGGGHSLHVVADLTIASSEHAKFMQTDANVGSFDAGYGSALLARQVGDKRAREIFFLAREYSAEQAERWGAINEAVPHAELEDRALEYAQIIATKSPQAIRMLKFAFNLADDGMAGQQVFAGEATRMGYMTDEAVEGRDAFLGKRDPDWSGFPYYY, from the coding sequence GTGAGCGATACCCCGGCCGTCCCCGCCCGCGTCTCCGAACTGTTCGACCCGCAGCGGTGGCGAGATGTCGACGGATTCAACTTCACCGACATCACCTACCACCGAGGCGTCGACAGATCGAGCGCCTCCGGGCCGGAGGATCTTCCGGTGGTGCGGATCGCATTCGACCGGCCCGAGGTGCGCAACGCATTCCGCCCGCACACGGTGGACGAACTGTTCCGTGCGCTGGACCACGCACGGATGAGTTCCGATGTGGCCGCCGTGCTGCTCACCGGGAACGGGCCGAGCCCGAAGGACGGCGGCTGGGCGTTCTGCTCGGGCGGCGACCAGCGCATCCGCGGCCGGGACGGATACCGCTACGAGGGCGAGACGGCCGGGGAAGTCGACCCTGCCCGCGCCGGCCGCCTGCACATCCTCGAGGTGCAGCGACTGATGCGCACCATGCCCAAGCCGGTGATCGCCGTCGTTCCTGGATGGGCCGCCGGCGGCGGGCACAGCCTGCACGTGGTGGCCGACCTGACGATCGCTTCGAGCGAGCACGCGAAGTTCATGCAGACCGACGCGAACGTGGGCTCCTTCGACGCCGGGTACGGATCGGCCCTGCTGGCCCGGCAGGTGGGCGACAAGCGGGCTCGTGAGATCTTCTTCCTGGCCCGGGAGTACTCGGCGGAGCAGGCCGAGCGGTGGGGGGCGATCAACGAGGCGGTCCCGCACGCCGAGCTGGAGGACCGGGCGCTGGAGTACGCGCAGATCATCGCCACCAAGTCGCCGCAGGCGATCCGGATGCTGAAGTTCGCGTTCAACCTCGCCGACGACGGGATGGCCGGGCAGCAGGTGTTCGCCGGGGAAGCCACCCGGATGGGTTACATGACCGACGAGGCGGTCGAGGGGCGCGATGCGTTCCTGGGCAAGCGCGACCCGGACTGGTCGGGGTTCCCGTACTACTACTGA
- a CDS encoding carbohydrate ABC transporter permease yields MATVTLDRPSTATPQLRKDPKAGRRLVARVLLYVALIVAAAAIMLPFFWMVTSSLKMNNQVFSVPIQWLPDPVVWRNYLDIWAKADMLNWVKNTLILSVSVTFLQVLTGSFAAYGFSKMRFPGRDVLFLTYVATIAVPWQAYMIPQFIMLSKAGLSNTLWSILALQTFSAFGVFLMKQYYESIPEELSEAARIDGLSEYSIWRKIVLPLSGPAVATLTLLTFVNTWNDYLGPLIYLRDRDIWTIQIGLKSFVSQYNAEYALIMTGSVISVLPIALIFMLGQRYFVQGIATAGLKG; encoded by the coding sequence ATGGCCACCGTCACCCTCGATCGCCCCAGCACGGCCACTCCCCAGCTGCGCAAGGACCCCAAGGCGGGCCGCAGGCTCGTCGCCCGGGTGCTGCTGTACGTGGCGCTGATCGTCGCAGCGGCTGCGATCATGCTGCCGTTCTTCTGGATGGTGACCTCCTCGCTGAAGATGAACAACCAGGTCTTCTCCGTCCCGATCCAGTGGCTGCCCGACCCGGTGGTCTGGCGCAACTACCTCGACATCTGGGCCAAGGCCGACATGCTGAACTGGGTCAAGAACACCCTGATCCTGTCGGTCTCGGTGACCTTCCTGCAGGTCCTCACCGGCAGCTTCGCCGCCTACGGCTTCTCCAAGATGCGCTTCCCCGGCCGGGACGTGCTGTTCCTGACCTACGTGGCCACCATCGCGGTGCCGTGGCAGGCGTACATGATCCCGCAGTTCATCATGCTCTCCAAGGCCGGACTGTCGAACACGTTGTGGTCGATCCTCGCGCTGCAGACGTTCAGTGCGTTCGGGGTCTTCCTGATGAAGCAGTACTACGAGTCCATCCCGGAGGAGCTCTCCGAGGCGGCCCGGATCGACGGGCTCTCGGAGTACTCGATCTGGCGCAAGATCGTGCTGCCGCTCTCCGGCCCGGCCGTGGCCACGCTGACGCTGCTCACGTTCGTCAACACCTGGAACGATTACCTCGGCCCGCTGATCTACCTGCGCGACCGGGACATCTGGACCATCCAGATCGGGCTGAAGTCCTTCGTGTCCCAGTACAACGCCGAATATGCGCTGATCATGACCGGCTCAGTCATCTCGGTGCTGCCGATCGCGCTGATCTTCATGCTCGGGCAGCGCTACTTCGTCCAAGGAATCGCCACCGCGGGGCTCAAGGGCTGA
- a CDS encoding DUF3048 domain-containing protein codes for MPAVALPTHRRPRRAAPWAASLLVLALAAGCSAGEDPEPSPTPTTSSPSPTPSPSPTPVIADKQAPPEPEITPRWPLTGEVAGEELSDRPALSIKIENSEQARPQTGLQAADVVWEEMVEGGITRFNAVYHSDLPAQVGPIRSVRPMDSAISAPYGGLLVASGGQAPFINSIRNAGLQVLTDDLGHGGFTRSSARFAPHNLYGTPSLFLDQADGGHSDPPAEQLEFSRRAEGATAVTDGSPADGVQISFPRATPSWVWSASDDAWRRSEGGDSATTEDAGRITAVNLVVLRVQVSTTAYVDPSGANVPETIMSGSGEAIVASGGRSLEVTWSKDGPSDPLVLTTSDGETVELAPGNTWIELVPTSGSSVRIS; via the coding sequence GTGCCCGCTGTCGCGCTCCCGACCCACCGACGCCCTCGTCGCGCTGCCCCATGGGCGGCGTCCTTGCTGGTGCTGGCCTTGGCGGCCGGATGTTCGGCCGGGGAGGACCCGGAACCCTCGCCGACACCGACCACCTCATCCCCGTCGCCCACGCCGAGCCCGTCACCGACGCCCGTGATCGCGGACAAGCAGGCGCCGCCGGAGCCGGAGATCACCCCGCGGTGGCCGCTCACCGGGGAAGTGGCGGGCGAGGAGCTGTCCGACCGGCCCGCCCTGTCGATCAAGATCGAGAACTCGGAGCAGGCGCGCCCGCAGACGGGCCTGCAGGCCGCGGACGTGGTGTGGGAAGAGATGGTGGAGGGTGGGATCACCCGGTTCAATGCCGTCTACCACTCGGACCTGCCGGCCCAGGTGGGACCGATCCGGTCGGTCCGTCCGATGGACTCGGCCATCTCCGCGCCGTACGGCGGGCTGCTGGTGGCCTCCGGCGGCCAGGCCCCCTTCATCAACAGCATCCGCAATGCCGGACTGCAGGTGCTCACCGACGACCTCGGGCACGGCGGATTCACCCGCAGCAGCGCCCGGTTCGCCCCGCACAACCTCTACGGCACGCCGTCCCTGTTCCTGGACCAGGCCGACGGTGGCCACTCTGACCCGCCTGCTGAGCAGCTGGAGTTCTCCCGCCGCGCCGAGGGCGCGACGGCTGTCACCGACGGAAGCCCTGCGGACGGTGTGCAGATCTCCTTCCCGCGCGCAACGCCGTCGTGGGTCTGGAGCGCGAGCGACGACGCGTGGCGGCGCAGCGAGGGCGGCGACTCGGCCACCACAGAGGATGCCGGGCGAATCACGGCAGTGAACCTCGTGGTGCTGCGGGTCCAAGTCTCCACCACCGCCTATGTGGACCCCTCGGGAGCCAATGTGCCCGAGACGATCATGTCCGGCAGCGGCGAGGCGATCGTGGCCAGCGGGGGACGTTCGCTTGAGGTGACCTGGTCCAAGGACGGTCCGAGCGACCCGCTCGTGCTGACCACCTCCGACGGCGAGACGGTCGAGCTGGCCCCAGGCAACACATGGATCGAACTGGTGCCCACGTCGGGCTCCAGCGTCCGCATCTCCTGA
- a CDS encoding FAD-binding oxidoreductase, translated as MSTLLDDALAALSPPVVRPGDPEYDAARRVWNAAVDRYPRAVVRCRSVEDVREVVALARQHDVPLAVRGGGHSFAGHGTCHDGIVIDLGGMDQIEIDPQTPCARIGPGVRWGMVADAAAEHGLAPVGGHVSGVGVSGLLLGGGIGWLAREYGLACDNLLDSTVVTADGRVVRAAEDENPDLFWGLRGGGGNFGIATSVTIQLHPLPTVYGGMLVYPRDRVHDVLVTLRDLNASSEQLSVMAALTTAPPAPFVPADLQGAPAVLVAICWTGDLTEGDSVIAPLRQIAEPAADLVGPMPFAELQHLFDGFNGSAGFHMRAHLLADLPDDAVATLVHETDDLPPGMSSVLILPLGGAVARVDPAATAFAHRDVAYNLEIAGAWPPGENDVGPYQQWAERCWDRLRPWASAVEVNHVADEGPDRVRTAYPETTWDRLATVKATWDPDNVFRLNQNVPPATSA; from the coding sequence ATGTCAACTCTCCTGGACGACGCCCTGGCCGCACTGTCGCCGCCCGTGGTCCGCCCTGGTGACCCGGAGTACGACGCGGCACGGCGGGTGTGGAACGCCGCCGTGGATCGATACCCGCGGGCAGTGGTGCGCTGCCGCTCGGTCGAGGACGTGCGCGAGGTCGTCGCGCTCGCACGACAGCACGACGTCCCCCTGGCCGTACGCGGCGGCGGGCACAGCTTCGCCGGTCACGGCACCTGTCACGACGGCATCGTCATCGACCTCGGTGGGATGGACCAGATCGAGATCGATCCGCAGACACCGTGCGCCCGGATCGGGCCGGGAGTCCGCTGGGGCATGGTCGCCGATGCCGCCGCCGAGCACGGCCTCGCCCCGGTCGGCGGCCACGTCTCGGGCGTCGGAGTGAGCGGACTGCTGCTCGGAGGCGGGATCGGCTGGCTGGCCCGCGAGTACGGCCTGGCGTGCGACAACCTGCTCGATTCCACCGTTGTCACCGCGGACGGTCGCGTCGTTCGGGCAGCCGAGGACGAGAACCCCGATCTGTTCTGGGGCCTGCGCGGGGGCGGCGGGAACTTCGGGATCGCGACGTCGGTGACCATTCAGCTCCACCCGCTGCCGACGGTGTACGGCGGCATGCTGGTCTACCCGCGTGACCGGGTCCATGACGTGCTCGTCACGCTGCGGGACCTGAACGCCTCCTCGGAGCAACTCAGCGTCATGGCGGCTCTCACCACCGCCCCGCCGGCGCCGTTCGTCCCCGCCGACCTGCAGGGCGCGCCCGCGGTCCTGGTGGCCATCTGCTGGACCGGAGACCTGACCGAGGGCGACTCGGTGATCGCGCCGCTGCGCCAGATTGCGGAACCGGCGGCCGATCTCGTGGGGCCGATGCCGTTCGCCGAGCTCCAGCACCTCTTCGACGGCTTCAACGGGTCTGCCGGATTCCACATGCGCGCACACCTGCTCGCGGATCTGCCCGATGACGCCGTGGCCACGCTGGTCCACGAAACCGACGACCTTCCGCCCGGGATGAGCAGTGTCCTGATACTCCCGCTCGGCGGAGCCGTGGCGAGGGTCGACCCCGCGGCCACCGCCTTCGCACACCGGGATGTTGCCTACAACCTCGAGATCGCCGGTGCCTGGCCCCCGGGCGAGAACGACGTGGGTCCGTACCAGCAGTGGGCCGAACGCTGCTGGGACCGGCTCCGCCCCTGGGCGAGCGCCGTCGAGGTGAACCACGTCGCCGACGAAGGTCCCGATCGCGTGCGCACCGCCTACCCGGAGACGACCTGGGACCGGCTCGCGACCGTCAAGGCCACCTGGGACCCGGACAACGTGTTCCGGCTCAACCAGAACGTCCCACCGGCCACCTCGGCGTGA
- a CDS encoding LLM class F420-dependent oxidoreductase: MSDVRIGVQLQPQHAGEYGLIRDAVLRAEEAGVDVVFNWDHFYPLTGDPDGYHYECWTMLGAWAEQTERVQIGALVTGGGYRNPDLLADMARTVDHISGGRLILGVGAGWNERDYTEYEYEFGTPGTRLALFKEYLPRIVSRLERLTPRAAGDLPVLVGGGGERKTLRLVAEHANIWHGFGDLETFTHKSGVLERHCADVGRDPAEIARSTGWPGVEQAEEFVAAGASLFTIGTSGPDYDLDEVRAAVAWRDTRG; this comes from the coding sequence TTGAGTGACGTGCGTATCGGTGTACAACTGCAGCCCCAGCATGCGGGGGAGTACGGGCTGATCCGGGACGCGGTGCTCCGCGCCGAGGAGGCCGGGGTGGACGTGGTGTTCAACTGGGACCACTTCTACCCGCTCACCGGCGACCCGGACGGCTACCACTACGAGTGCTGGACGATGCTCGGTGCCTGGGCGGAGCAGACCGAGCGGGTGCAGATCGGTGCGCTGGTGACCGGCGGCGGATACCGCAACCCGGACCTGCTGGCCGACATGGCCCGTACCGTCGACCACATCAGCGGTGGCCGGCTGATCCTCGGCGTCGGCGCCGGGTGGAACGAGCGGGACTACACCGAGTACGAGTACGAGTTCGGCACCCCGGGTACGCGCCTCGCCCTGTTCAAGGAGTACCTTCCCCGGATCGTCTCCCGGCTGGAGCGGCTGACCCCACGCGCCGCCGGGGACCTGCCCGTGCTGGTCGGCGGTGGTGGTGAGCGCAAGACGCTGCGCCTGGTGGCCGAGCACGCGAACATCTGGCACGGCTTCGGCGACCTGGAGACCTTCACGCACAAGAGTGGCGTGCTCGAACGGCACTGCGCCGACGTGGGCCGGGACCCGGCCGAGATCGCCCGGTCGACCGGTTGGCCCGGGGTCGAGCAGGCCGAGGAGTTCGTCGCAGCCGGTGCGAGCCTGTTCACCATCGGCACCAGTGGCCCGGACTACGACCTGGACGAGGTGCGGGCGGCAGTCGCCTGGCGGGACACGCGCGGCTGA
- a CDS encoding ABC transporter substrate-binding protein, which yields MKRTWITFGAPALAGALALTACSSDAESSGGTENEAVEEITLSAWSVSITPEFNALIDAYNAQNPDTPVAIQEYNATEYSTQIIADLAADSAPHLITLKSLNDLITLHEGDQLLDVSDIAAENDPPIVGLDTYTIDDVTYAIPFRQDAWYLFYNKDLFDAAGIEYPDGSWTWDDYAAAAEELTEALDAAGSDAYGTFQQHWGDLVLAFANTQDPEADVLSGEWEYLVPWYERTLALQDAGAQVTYGSITTNSTDYKAVFGTQQTAMMPMGSWYVGVLLAQQESGDADDFAWGFAPAPQPNASTIESPVSPGSPTGIGINSGVSGPELDAARDFLAFVASEEAGVAVAEVGISPAYGSEAVTDAYFSVSEMPSDDLSSFAFAESAPRLGFPVDELTPSLQNILNDAHSAILAGTVSPADGIAEAMERAQSEVLG from the coding sequence ATGAAGCGAACCTGGATAACCTTTGGCGCGCCGGCACTCGCTGGTGCGCTCGCCCTGACAGCGTGCAGCAGCGATGCCGAGAGCAGTGGCGGCACGGAGAACGAAGCCGTCGAGGAGATCACGCTCTCGGCGTGGAGCGTCAGCATCACACCGGAGTTCAATGCGCTGATCGACGCCTACAATGCGCAGAACCCGGACACCCCGGTCGCGATCCAAGAGTACAACGCGACGGAGTACAGCACGCAGATCATTGCGGACCTGGCTGCTGATTCAGCCCCGCACCTCATCACCCTCAAGAGCCTCAACGATCTCATCACGCTGCACGAGGGTGACCAGCTCCTGGACGTGTCCGACATCGCCGCGGAGAACGATCCGCCGATCGTCGGCCTGGACACCTATACGATCGATGACGTCACGTACGCGATTCCGTTCCGTCAGGACGCCTGGTACCTGTTCTACAACAAGGACCTGTTCGACGCTGCCGGGATCGAGTACCCGGACGGGTCGTGGACGTGGGACGACTACGCCGCCGCTGCCGAGGAGTTGACCGAGGCGTTGGACGCCGCCGGATCCGACGCCTACGGCACCTTCCAGCAGCACTGGGGCGACCTCGTCCTGGCGTTCGCGAACACCCAGGATCCGGAGGCGGACGTGCTTTCCGGTGAGTGGGAGTACCTGGTGCCCTGGTACGAGCGAACGCTTGCGCTGCAAGACGCGGGAGCGCAAGTCACGTACGGATCGATCACTACCAACTCAACCGACTACAAGGCTGTCTTCGGCACGCAACAGACGGCGATGATGCCGATGGGGTCGTGGTACGTGGGCGTGCTGCTGGCTCAGCAGGAGAGTGGTGACGCGGATGACTTCGCGTGGGGTTTCGCGCCCGCTCCTCAGCCCAATGCATCCACTATCGAATCGCCCGTCTCGCCGGGATCGCCGACCGGGATCGGAATCAACTCGGGGGTATCCGGCCCGGAGCTGGACGCAGCACGAGACTTCCTGGCGTTTGTCGCCAGCGAGGAAGCGGGCGTCGCTGTGGCCGAGGTGGGGATCTCCCCTGCATATGGCAGCGAGGCAGTCACCGACGCGTACTTCTCGGTGAGTGAAATGCCGTCGGACGACCTGTCCAGTTTCGCCTTCGCGGAGAGTGCGCCCCGCTTGGGATTCCCCGTCGATGAGCTCACTCCGTCCCTGCAGAACATCCTGAACGATGCTCACTCGGCGATCCTCGCCGGGACGGTCTCCCCGGCCGACGGCATCGCCGAGGCGATGGAGCGGGCGCAGTCCGAGGTGCTCGGCTAA